Proteins encoded together in one Luteibaculum oceani window:
- a CDS encoding sigma-54-dependent transcriptional regulator, with product MSRKIKVFVVEDDDWFGRLINHSISLNPNCEAHRFGSAQELYSQLKEETPDIITLDYRLPDAKGAEVLEKVKGQYPETEVIIISEQQDIATAMELLHNGAYDYIVKDDNLKDRLLLNLNRLEKQLSLQNRIKDLEQELSTKKEHNFVGESDALKPIKKLVEKAAQSNITVTISGETGTGKEVIAQYIHQHSKVADKPMIAVNMAAIPENLLESELFGYEKGAFTGADKAKPGKFEEANGGTLFLDEVAELPLHLQSKLLRVLQERKLTRLGSNKEISFDCRIITATHKDLQKEVQEKRFREDLFFRLFGIQINLPPLRDRGEDIILLSEFFVLKASKQNGLPAKPLAREAKKKLKSYQWPGNIRELKAVMELALVLSNGEEIEAEDISLQNADLLQTQLQKEKSMRQYEIEIVQHYMKKYDDNTKKVAEVLSIGQTTVYRLLKEAEEKVA from the coding sequence AGGAAGAAACACCAGATATTATTACCCTAGATTATCGTTTGCCCGACGCAAAAGGTGCCGAGGTGCTGGAAAAGGTTAAGGGGCAGTATCCAGAAACGGAAGTAATAATAATTTCTGAACAGCAGGATATAGCAACTGCTATGGAATTACTCCACAATGGCGCCTACGACTATATTGTTAAGGACGATAACCTTAAAGATCGTCTGCTTTTGAATTTAAATCGGCTTGAAAAGCAGTTAAGCCTGCAAAACAGGATAAAGGATTTGGAGCAGGAACTCTCCACTAAAAAGGAGCATAATTTTGTGGGTGAAAGCGATGCCTTAAAACCTATTAAAAAACTGGTGGAAAAGGCTGCTCAAAGTAATATTACGGTAACAATTTCTGGAGAAACTGGAACGGGTAAAGAAGTTATAGCACAATATATCCACCAACATTCTAAGGTTGCAGATAAACCGATGATAGCTGTAAACATGGCCGCAATTCCAGAGAATCTATTGGAAAGTGAGTTGTTTGGTTATGAAAAGGGGGCCTTTACCGGAGCAGATAAAGCCAAACCGGGAAAATTTGAGGAGGCAAATGGTGGTACCTTATTTTTGGATGAGGTTGCCGAGCTTCCGCTGCACCTTCAGTCTAAACTTCTAAGAGTTTTACAAGAAAGGAAACTAACTAGATTGGGATCAAATAAGGAGATATCCTTCGATTGTCGAATTATTACCGCCACTCACAAGGATTTGCAAAAGGAGGTACAGGAAAAAAGATTTAGGGAAGATCTATTTTTCAGATTATTCGGGATTCAAATCAATTTACCGCCACTTAGGGATCGCGGTGAGGACATTATCCTACTCAGCGAGTTTTTTGTTTTAAAGGCGTCTAAGCAAAACGGCCTACCTGCAAAACCACTTGCTAGGGAGGCAAAGAAAAAATTAAAGTCCTACCAATGGCCAGGAAATATTAGAGAATTAAAGGCGGTAATGGAATTGGCATTGGTTTTAAGTAATGGGGAGGAAATTGAGGCAGAAGATATAAGCCTTCAGAATGCCGATTTACTGCAAACCCAATTGCAAAAAGAAAAATCGATGCGCCAATACGAAATTGAGATTGTGCAGCATTACATGAAAAAATACGACGACAATACCAAAAAGGTAGCCGAGGTGTTGAGTATTGGCCAAACAACGGTTTATCGCCTGCTAAAAGAAGCAGAAGAAAAGGTGGCTTAA